The Gemmatimonadaceae bacterium genome has a window encoding:
- a CDS encoding protein kinase produces the protein MARTKLVELWREVFEAADSALELDPADRQAFVDRCLEDHPSVGAELKALIDAAATLSTLETPAAVFAAPFLQPAVLDNESGDNGDRSNATSMFGPYRVRREVGSGGMGAVYLAERSDDQYRKEVALKVLPRWSGGDRRRLQRFLEERQILATLDHPGIARLLDGGVTADGQPWFAMEYIDGQPIDKYCDDLRLSVEERLEFFCEACSAVQYAHRNLVVHRDLKPSNILVSADGRVALLDFGIAKLLAEDSNSADAAKTIGDRLMTPLYASPEQIRGEPASTAADVYALGVLLHVLLTGSRPYRLSTFESYEVARAVLEQEPERPSVSAARESEPVGARAAERSAAARALSRGSTSVKLVRRLRGDLDAIVLKAMAKDPSRRYATVEQLETDVRRHLTGLPVLALPESRSYLTRKFIRRHRTGVAMASAAAVLVVGFAAVMTVQRSSIRAQAERIALERDRAEQVGGVFLNIFRTVAPGDRGIEARDILDSASARINQQMIAHPEQRARLMFEMAGAYHRLESHDRARSLLDTSLALRRNLRPKPDLEIAETLNQLGAVLLAQANMVRAEEAYGEALALRRRKLGTRHADVARTLIGLSAVRRAQRRFPEAERLSREAVAIDESRGPNARADLARSTSALAGAIADAGDYRGAAALFRQALVLARETHPEEHPEVAGTVFDLAGALHGAGEHRAADSLVRYGLGLNRRLLTANLLTGGASVSTSRVADTSGSVNETVRRALSERPVAATGPPAAAAANSSRIVFVSDRDGPDAVGNLGNEEIYVMNADGTDQRRLTHSKATDNQPALSPDGRMIAFTSQRAGGLDIFVMNADGTEQRQLTRFSDRGLGANNPTWSPDGKRIAFRTRVKQIDIYTINVDGTGLRRVTNDAAGENTPSWSPDGRRIAFSSGLRQRFEIHVVDSDGRNPRRLTFNDAMDHHPEWSPDGRRIAFHSDRDGDMEIYVMNADGSNPVRLTRNPGLDAHASWSPDGRRIVFHRTVLGHGQVHVMNADGSDVKRLTDLSPVAFSAFPSWGRAPR, from the coding sequence ATGGCGAGAACGAAACTGGTGGAGCTATGGCGGGAGGTGTTCGAGGCCGCCGACAGCGCGCTCGAGCTGGACCCCGCAGACCGTCAGGCGTTCGTCGACCGATGTCTCGAAGATCATCCCTCGGTCGGCGCGGAGCTGAAGGCTCTCATCGACGCCGCGGCGACTCTGTCCACCTTGGAGACGCCTGCAGCTGTTTTTGCCGCGCCGTTCCTGCAGCCAGCCGTGTTGGACAACGAGTCCGGAGACAACGGCGACAGAAGCAACGCGACGTCGATGTTCGGACCGTACCGCGTCCGCCGCGAGGTCGGATCGGGTGGGATGGGCGCAGTATATCTCGCTGAGCGTTCGGACGACCAGTACCGAAAAGAAGTAGCCCTCAAGGTTCTGCCGCGTTGGAGCGGCGGCGATCGACGTCGCCTTCAGCGGTTTCTCGAGGAGCGGCAGATTCTGGCGACGCTCGACCATCCGGGAATCGCGCGACTGCTCGATGGCGGTGTGACGGCCGATGGGCAACCGTGGTTCGCGATGGAGTACATCGACGGTCAGCCGATAGACAAATACTGCGATGACCTCCGGCTGTCGGTGGAGGAGCGCCTCGAGTTTTTCTGCGAGGCCTGCTCGGCCGTGCAGTACGCGCATCGCAATCTCGTGGTTCACCGCGATCTGAAGCCGTCGAACATTCTCGTCTCAGCTGATGGCCGTGTTGCGTTGCTGGACTTCGGCATCGCCAAGCTTCTCGCGGAAGATTCGAACAGCGCAGACGCGGCAAAGACGATTGGCGACAGACTGATGACGCCACTGTATGCCAGTCCCGAACAGATCCGTGGCGAGCCGGCGTCGACCGCCGCCGACGTCTACGCACTGGGTGTCCTGCTGCATGTACTCCTCACCGGCAGCAGGCCGTATCGTCTTTCAACGTTCGAGAGCTATGAGGTTGCGCGTGCTGTGCTCGAGCAGGAGCCCGAGCGGCCATCGGTCTCAGCCGCGCGCGAAAGCGAACCTGTCGGCGCCCGTGCAGCCGAGCGGTCCGCTGCAGCCCGCGCGCTCTCACGTGGAAGCACATCGGTCAAGCTCGTTCGGCGGCTGCGAGGGGATCTCGACGCGATTGTGCTGAAGGCGATGGCCAAGGACCCGAGCCGGCGTTACGCAACCGTCGAGCAGCTCGAGACCGACGTCCGGCGACATCTGACCGGCTTGCCTGTTCTCGCCCTACCAGAGAGCCGCTCCTATCTCACCCGAAAGTTTATCCGTCGGCATCGCACAGGTGTGGCGATGGCGTCGGCGGCGGCTGTTCTTGTGGTGGGGTTTGCCGCCGTGATGACAGTCCAGCGATCGAGCATTCGTGCACAGGCGGAGCGGATCGCGCTCGAGCGCGACAGGGCGGAGCAGGTAGGCGGGGTTTTTCTGAACATTTTTCGGACCGTGGCTCCCGGTGACCGCGGAATTGAGGCGCGGGACATTCTCGATAGCGCGTCAGCCCGCATCAATCAGCAGATGATTGCTCATCCCGAGCAACGTGCCCGGCTGATGTTCGAGATGGCCGGAGCGTACCACCGGCTCGAGTCACACGACCGCGCTCGCAGTCTCCTCGATACGTCGCTTGCACTTCGCCGCAACCTGCGGCCGAAACCGGATCTCGAGATTGCGGAGACCTTGAATCAGCTGGGGGCGGTGCTCCTCGCGCAGGCGAACATGGTTCGCGCCGAGGAGGCTTACGGTGAGGCGCTTGCTCTGCGCCGGCGTAAGCTGGGAACACGGCATGCCGATGTGGCGCGCACCCTCATCGGGCTGTCTGCAGTGCGCCGCGCGCAACGACGATTCCCGGAGGCGGAACGGCTTTCGCGCGAAGCCGTCGCAATCGATGAGTCGCGCGGTCCGAATGCCCGGGCCGATCTGGCGCGCAGCACGAGCGCGCTGGCCGGCGCAATTGCCGATGCGGGCGATTACCGCGGCGCGGCAGCGCTGTTTCGCCAGGCGCTCGTGCTCGCGCGTGAAACGCACCCCGAGGAGCACCCGGAAGTTGCCGGCACCGTGTTTGATCTCGCGGGTGCGCTCCACGGTGCGGGCGAGCACCGCGCAGCCGATTCGCTCGTTCGCTACGGGCTCGGCCTCAATCGACGTCTGCTCACCGCCAATCTGCTGACCGGCGGAGCGAGCGTGTCGACGTCACGGGTCGCCGACACGTCCGGGAGCGTGAACGAGACGGTGAGACGTGCTTTATCGGAGAGACCGGTTGCGGCCACTGGGCCGCCCGCTGCCGCGGCCGCGAACAGCTCCAGAATCGTTTTTGTCTCCGACAGAGACGGCCCAGATGCTGTCGGCAATCTGGGCAATGAGGAGATATACGTGATGAATGCCGACGGAACGGATCAGCGCCGGTTGACACATAGCAAAGCCACAGACAACCAGCCTGCCTTGTCTCCAGATGGCCGGATGATCGCCTTTACCAGCCAGCGCGCAGGAGGCCTCGACATCTTCGTGATGAATGCGGACGGCACCGAGCAGAGGCAGCTGACCCGTTTCAGCGATCGTGGCCTCGGAGCAAACAACCCGACCTGGTCTCCCGACGGAAAACGCATCGCCTTCCGCACGCGGGTGAAGCAAATCGATATCTACACGATAAACGTGGACGGCACCGGACTGAGGAGAGTTACCAACGACGCAGCTGGCGAGAACACTCCGTCATGGTCACCCGACGGACGACGGATCGCCTTCAGCAGCGGGCTGCGCCAACGCTTCGAGATTCACGTGGTGGACTCCGACGGACGCAACCCACGGCGCCTCACCTTCAACGACGCGATGGACCATCATCCCGAATGGTCTCCGGACGGGCGGCGCATCGCGTTTCACAGCGACCGCGACGGCGATATGGAGATTTACGTCATGAATGCCGACGGCAGTAATCCGGTGCGCCTGACCAGAAATCCTGGCCTGGACGCGCATGCGTCGTGGTCCCCCGACGGCCGGCGCATCGTGTTTCACCGAACCGTTCTCGGACACGGGCAGGTCCACGTCATGAACGCCGACGGCAGTGATGTGAAACGCCTCACGGATTTGTCGCCAGTCGCCTTCAGCGCCTTTCCCAGCTGGGGCCGGGCGCCCCGGTGA
- a CDS encoding carboxypeptidase regulatory-like domain-containing protein gives MKQRFVILVALIAIAPPTSAWSQPAITLEGLVRDEAGGIARAEVSAVDSLTNERRNALTNDRGFFRMLGMSPGRYAVSARIIGYAAGVTQIVHLVAGQRAQLNFILEQATSTLETVQVHVQRTDAAEIERMSVSTALSAEEIERLPLNTRNVMDLAAVAPGIRSFQPIEGHSIPGAGALRDERALNFYLDGVEMKNFNSSNVMGTPQVGSILPIDGLQEFRVLLNPYDAEYTRGAGYIMSAVSHRGTNETHGSAFGFFQNKDLVSVNDFQRGIPNFEKPDFNRRQGGFSLRGPIVRNRLFYAASYEISDAANYVAVVPGQPASDPGYWDRYAGVFNAPSRNQAGLVRLTYAANVANVFEAIVSSRYFTGESRFGGTVSRESATASAYAVNTVNLRHRWLPASGLANELSLQFVRWSNANRRLVAGPELRYPTLIIGRANEFGAVNEKQFRVIDRVTYGVGSGPGSHLLKAGFEVSRVNLDQFTPNNGPGSFRFRTESGAPFEASIGVGYFDPHSDRDAFAELWGWVAGVYFNDEWAVTSRLVLNLGVRYDADINTMNNDFTVPWASDTAINSRPELRGLLNRSDRKDDLNNFSPRVSFSWDVTGSRRAFIRGGFGIMYDRVPGFVPFNERRTATWRTYTFTNPGTLDPEELRNRVIAGAGGTVRPSITLLPQRMDVPENRQWSLGLGAQLTPVLTLNIDYIRQDVRHLFASVNLNWLDVSQTPRRVLSSAYGNIIAWGDFARGRYRALLTNLSYHPDSTLRLNVAYTLASAKADWDVENTQAPAGAANQFYVMQRISGDERHRFVLSGTSVLPFGIRLSTVATVASPRPYRAQVGEDVNKNNMFEDDFIDGTRFRVPPNAWRNWYRVVDLRLTKGFEVRRGAQLSLIAEAFNVFNTENYSGYFGVQRSPTGEPRPDFGSPSGIFATRQLQLGSRLQF, from the coding sequence ATGAAGCAACGGTTCGTCATCCTTGTGGCGCTCATCGCGATCGCGCCTCCCACTTCTGCGTGGTCACAACCGGCGATCACTCTAGAGGGCCTCGTTCGCGATGAAGCCGGCGGCATCGCGCGCGCGGAAGTCAGCGCCGTCGACAGTCTCACGAACGAGCGCCGCAATGCCCTGACGAACGATCGCGGGTTCTTCCGCATGCTCGGGATGAGTCCTGGTCGGTACGCCGTCTCAGCGCGAATCATCGGGTACGCCGCCGGCGTGACGCAAATTGTTCATCTGGTGGCTGGGCAGCGCGCGCAATTGAATTTCATCCTCGAGCAGGCAACCAGCACGCTCGAAACCGTGCAGGTGCACGTGCAACGTACCGACGCAGCAGAGATCGAGCGCATGTCCGTGTCGACGGCGCTGAGTGCCGAGGAGATCGAGCGTCTGCCGTTGAATACACGCAACGTGATGGACCTGGCTGCCGTGGCTCCCGGAATCCGTTCGTTTCAGCCGATCGAGGGTCATTCCATTCCGGGAGCCGGAGCATTGCGCGATGAGCGTGCGCTCAATTTCTATCTCGATGGCGTCGAGATGAAGAACTTCAACAGCAGCAACGTCATGGGCACGCCGCAGGTCGGCTCGATACTCCCAATTGACGGGCTGCAGGAATTCCGCGTTCTCCTCAATCCATACGACGCAGAGTATACGCGCGGAGCCGGCTACATCATGAGCGCGGTATCCCACCGCGGAACGAATGAGACTCACGGCTCGGCGTTCGGCTTCTTCCAGAACAAGGACCTGGTCTCCGTCAACGATTTTCAGCGAGGTATTCCGAACTTCGAGAAGCCGGACTTCAATCGGCGACAAGGCGGCTTTAGCCTGCGTGGACCGATTGTCCGCAACCGCCTTTTCTACGCCGCAAGTTATGAGATTTCCGACGCGGCCAACTACGTAGCCGTCGTTCCCGGACAGCCGGCGAGCGATCCGGGATACTGGGACCGCTACGCAGGCGTCTTCAATGCCCCGAGCCGGAATCAGGCGGGTCTTGTGCGCCTCACTTACGCGGCGAATGTTGCCAATGTATTCGAAGCGATAGTGTCGTCACGCTACTTCACGGGTGAGTCACGGTTCGGAGGGACCGTGTCGAGAGAGTCGGCGACCGCCTCGGCGTATGCGGTCAACACTGTGAATCTGCGTCATCGGTGGCTGCCCGCGTCGGGGCTGGCAAACGAGCTCAGTCTCCAGTTCGTCCGTTGGTCAAACGCAAACCGTCGCCTCGTGGCTGGCCCCGAGCTCAGGTATCCGACACTGATCATCGGGCGCGCCAATGAGTTCGGCGCAGTCAACGAAAAACAGTTCCGTGTCATCGATCGTGTCACATACGGTGTCGGCAGCGGGCCCGGGAGCCATCTCCTCAAGGCAGGATTTGAGGTTTCACGCGTCAACCTTGACCAGTTCACGCCGAACAACGGGCCGGGTTCGTTCCGGTTCAGGACCGAAAGCGGAGCCCCGTTCGAGGCGTCGATCGGCGTCGGGTATTTCGATCCCCATTCCGATCGCGATGCCTTCGCTGAGCTCTGGGGTTGGGTCGCCGGCGTTTACTTCAACGATGAATGGGCTGTCACATCGCGTCTCGTTTTGAACCTCGGCGTCCGCTACGACGCCGACATCAACACCATGAACAACGACTTCACGGTTCCGTGGGCGAGCGACACGGCGATCAACTCGCGGCCCGAGCTTCGTGGTCTACTCAACCGCAGCGACCGCAAAGACGATCTGAACAATTTTTCGCCGCGGGTCTCATTTTCGTGGGATGTTACAGGAAGTCGACGCGCATTCATTCGAGGCGGCTTCGGCATCATGTACGACCGCGTGCCGGGTTTCGTGCCGTTCAATGAGCGGCGCACGGCTACATGGCGGACGTACACCTTTACGAATCCGGGGACGCTGGATCCGGAAGAGCTTCGGAATCGAGTCATTGCCGGCGCGGGAGGCACTGTTCGTCCCTCCATCACTCTCCTGCCGCAGCGAATGGATGTCCCGGAGAACAGGCAATGGTCGCTCGGACTCGGCGCGCAGCTAACGCCTGTCCTGACTTTGAACATCGACTATATCCGTCAGGATGTCCGCCACCTCTTTGCATCGGTCAACCTGAATTGGCTGGATGTGTCGCAGACCCCACGACGCGTGCTCTCATCCGCGTATGGCAACATCATCGCGTGGGGAGATTTTGCTCGTGGGCGCTACCGCGCGCTGCTTACGAATCTCTCATACCATCCGGACAGCACTCTGCGGCTGAATGTTGCGTATACGCTGGCCTCGGCGAAAGCAGACTGGGATGTCGAGAACACCCAGGCCCCTGCCGGGGCGGCGAATCAGTTCTACGTAATGCAGCGAATCAGCGGTGATGAGCGGCACCGCTTCGTGCTCTCCGGAACGTCGGTGCTGCCCTTCGGGATCCGGCTTTCAACTGTAGCGACGGTAGCGAGCCCTCGTCCATACCGCGCGCAGGTGGGAGAAGATGTGAACAAGAACAACATGTTCGAGGACGACTTCATCGACGGCACACGTTTTCGGGTTCCGCCGAATGCATGGAGAAACTGGTACCGGGTGGTAGACCTGCGGCTCACCAAGGGGTTCGAGGTGCGACGTGGCGCGCAGCTCTCTCTGATCGCCGAGGCGTTCAACGTGTTCAACACCGAGAATTATTCGGGATACTTCGGCGTGCAGCGAAGTCCCACGGGGGAGCCGAGACCGGACTTCGGCTCTCCGAGTGGAATATTCGCAACGAGACAATTACAGCTCGGCAGCAGATTGCAGTTTTGA